The Apium graveolens cultivar Ventura unplaced genomic scaffold, ASM990537v1 ctg4370, whole genome shotgun sequence genome has a window encoding:
- the LOC141701775 gene encoding putative glucose-6-phosphate 1-epimerase — MKKVLHEFRSCSPVVSRLMLVIWKRNCLCCKKRMHVCNRLCEVRIKGLETLDYLDNLSDRKCFTEQGDAIIFESEVDRAYLSTENCIAVIDHEEKFVIKKKGYHMLQLFEEAVAGHLNP, encoded by the exons atgaagaaagtgcttCATGAATTTCGTTCCTGTTCACCTGTAGTTTCCAG GCTTATGCTAGTGATCTGGAAGCGGAACTGCCTGTGTTGCAAGAAGAGAATGCACGTCTGCAACAGGCTTTG TGAAGTGAGGATAAAAGGTTTGGAAACATTGGATTATCTAGACAACCTGTCTGATCGAAAATGCTTCACTGAACAAGGAGATGCAATTATTTTTGAATCCGAG GTGGATCGGGCTTATCTTTCTACGGAAAATTGTATTGCAGTCATCGATCACGAAGAGAAGTTTGTGATAAAAAAAAAGGGTTACCATATGCTG CAATTGTTTGAGGAAGCTGTTGCAGGCCATCTAAATCCATAG